From Pseudomonas hefeiensis, one genomic window encodes:
- a CDS encoding 5-oxoprolinase/urea amidolyase family protein, with product MRFLPVNLDALLVELKDLDETLALFDALMAEPIAGVEEIIPAARTLLIQFRPSAIAQQTLVNRIAGQDLSQRRAIEHRRVEIPVHYNGEDLDEVATLLGISRAEVIKRHTAHDYSVAFCGFAPGFAYLTGGAGFQVPRRQTPRTRIPAGAVALAGEFSGVYPQASPGGWQIIGVTPSRMWDLNRDEPALLRPGYKVRFTDAGPLPASGLPAPNPPTCAAPPSGACLEIITPGLHSVLQDLGRPGQTGQGVSKSGALDLSALRAANRAVGNRSHVACIEAILGGLSVVCHGRAVIAVTGAQTPVSITTAGGLQWQAPNYQPIELDEGDRVSLGSPKAGLRSYLAIRGGFDVTPVLASLSTDTLAQVGPPALAAGDRLGFATLSTGASVSLNEAPAFELPTASDIVTLDVVMGPRTDWFTEDAIQRLSSQLWRVTSQSNRVGIRLAGEMPLARSNHQELPSEGTCVGAIQVPASGQPVLFLADHPLTGGYPVIAAVASYHLDLAGQIPINAQIRFNPVDGFKEIQPITQASSSTADVKKLP from the coding sequence GTGCGTTTTCTACCGGTCAACCTGGACGCCCTGCTTGTCGAATTGAAAGACCTGGACGAGACCCTCGCGTTGTTCGACGCCCTGATGGCCGAGCCTATTGCTGGCGTGGAGGAAATCATTCCTGCCGCACGAACGCTGCTGATCCAGTTCCGCCCCAGCGCCATTGCGCAGCAGACGCTCGTTAATCGTATCGCTGGCCAGGACCTGAGCCAGCGCCGCGCGATCGAGCATCGCCGGGTGGAAATTCCCGTTCACTACAATGGTGAAGACCTCGACGAGGTCGCCACGCTGCTGGGGATCAGCCGCGCCGAGGTGATCAAACGCCACACCGCCCATGACTACAGCGTGGCCTTCTGCGGATTCGCTCCAGGCTTCGCCTACCTCACCGGCGGTGCCGGCTTCCAGGTGCCGCGCCGGCAAACCCCGCGCACCCGCATACCCGCCGGCGCCGTAGCCTTGGCGGGCGAGTTCAGCGGCGTCTATCCGCAAGCCAGCCCCGGCGGCTGGCAGATCATCGGGGTAACGCCCTCGCGAATGTGGGATCTGAACCGCGACGAACCGGCGTTGCTACGCCCCGGCTACAAGGTCCGCTTTACCGATGCCGGCCCTCTCCCGGCCAGTGGTTTGCCTGCGCCCAACCCGCCGACATGCGCCGCCCCACCCAGCGGCGCCTGCCTGGAAATCATCACCCCCGGGCTGCACAGCGTGCTGCAGGACTTGGGGCGTCCCGGCCAGACCGGCCAAGGTGTGTCCAAATCCGGCGCGCTGGACCTGAGTGCCCTGCGAGCCGCCAACCGTGCGGTGGGCAACCGCTCGCACGTGGCCTGCATCGAAGCGATACTCGGCGGCTTGAGTGTTGTCTGCCATGGTCGTGCCGTGATCGCTGTCACCGGCGCCCAGACCCCGGTCAGCATCACCACGGCTGGCGGCCTGCAATGGCAAGCGCCCAACTATCAGCCCATCGAATTGGACGAAGGCGATCGCGTCAGCCTCGGTTCACCCAAGGCGGGGCTGCGCAGCTACCTGGCGATTCGCGGCGGGTTTGACGTCACGCCCGTGCTTGCCAGCTTGTCCACCGATACCCTGGCCCAAGTCGGCCCCCCTGCCCTGGCAGCCGGTGACCGCCTGGGTTTTGCGACACTCAGCACGGGCGCCAGCGTATCGCTGAACGAAGCGCCGGCCTTTGAACTGCCAACGGCGAGCGACATCGTCACCCTCGACGTGGTCATGGGTCCGCGTACCGACTGGTTTACCGAAGATGCCATTCAGCGTCTGAGCAGTCAGCTCTGGCGCGTCACCTCACAGTCCAACCGCGTCGGTATTCGTCTGGCCGGTGAAATGCCGCTTGCGCGCAGCAATCACCAGGAGTTGCCCAGCGAAGGCACTTGCGTCGGCGCCATTCAGGTTCCGGCCAGCGGCCAACCGGTTCTGTTTCTCGCCGATCACCCGTTGACCGGTGGCTATCCAGTGATCGCCGCAGTCGCCAGCTACCATCTCGACCTGGCGGGTCAGATACCTATCAATGCGCAGATTCGCTTCAACCCTGTGGACGGCTTCAAAGAGATTCAGCCCATTACGCAAGCCTCTTCTTCAACTGCCGATGTGAAAAAACTTCCATGA
- a CDS encoding acetyl/propionyl/methylcrotonyl-CoA carboxylase subunit alpha, with protein MKKLLIANRGEIAVRIARACRDYGVQSVAVYADADIDALHVRQADEAYSLNGQRPADTYLDIGKLIAVAKRSGADAVHPGYGFLSERADFARAVIDAGLIWVGPNPETIDVLGDKVEARKIAQLVGAPLVAGTPGPVESAAEVLAFAEQHGLPIAIKAAFGGGGRGMKVAWRMDEVAELFASAVREAEAAFGRGECFVEQFLDRPRHIEAQILADKHGKVVVMGTRDCSLQRRNQKLVEEAPAPFISDEQRQRIHQSAQDICAKAGYVGAGTVEFLLSQDGTLSFLEVNTRLQVEHPVTEETTGVDLVIEQLRIADGFPLSFNETPTPRGHSFEFRINAEDAGKGFMPTPGHITAFQPPSGPGVRLDSGVTSGSQVPSTFDSMMAKLIVTGATREQAIVRARRALAEFNIEGIASVLPFHRAVMDHDDFTGAGRFAVHTRWIETDFADQITLAPRNALSADPGVLRTFVEIDGKRHELGLPAELLRGLSLNPPATAGENTTPSEEADPQALRTSVAGNLHTWVVEDGEAVNAGQVVAVIEAMKMETSILAPSDGKVRITEQAGAYFEAGSIIGRIETAH; from the coding sequence ATGAAAAAATTACTGATTGCCAACCGTGGTGAAATTGCCGTCCGCATCGCCCGCGCCTGCCGCGACTACGGTGTGCAGTCTGTCGCCGTCTATGCCGACGCGGACATCGACGCCCTGCACGTGCGCCAGGCCGACGAAGCCTACTCACTGAATGGCCAACGCCCGGCCGATACCTACCTGGATATCGGCAAACTTATCGCCGTCGCCAAACGCAGCGGCGCCGATGCAGTGCACCCCGGCTATGGTTTTCTGTCGGAACGGGCCGACTTCGCCCGGGCGGTGATCGACGCGGGGTTGATCTGGGTCGGTCCCAATCCGGAGACCATCGACGTGCTCGGCGACAAGGTCGAGGCGCGGAAAATTGCCCAACTGGTCGGCGCGCCTCTGGTGGCCGGAACGCCTGGCCCGGTCGAAAGCGCCGCCGAAGTACTGGCCTTCGCTGAACAGCACGGCCTGCCAATTGCCATCAAGGCTGCCTTTGGCGGCGGCGGACGCGGTATGAAAGTCGCCTGGCGCATGGACGAGGTCGCGGAGCTGTTCGCCTCGGCCGTGCGCGAAGCCGAAGCGGCCTTCGGTCGCGGCGAATGTTTCGTCGAACAGTTCCTCGACCGCCCTCGGCATATCGAAGCGCAGATCCTCGCTGACAAACACGGCAAGGTGGTCGTAATGGGGACCCGGGATTGTTCGCTGCAGCGACGCAACCAGAAACTGGTGGAGGAAGCGCCGGCGCCCTTTATCAGCGATGAACAGCGCCAGCGTATTCATCAATCCGCTCAGGATATCTGCGCCAAAGCCGGCTACGTCGGTGCCGGCACGGTGGAGTTCCTGCTCAGCCAGGATGGCACCCTGTCGTTCCTCGAGGTCAATACCCGCTTGCAGGTCGAGCACCCGGTGACCGAAGAAACCACTGGCGTGGATCTGGTGATCGAACAACTGCGGATCGCCGATGGGTTCCCCCTGTCCTTCAACGAAACGCCGACACCACGCGGCCACAGCTTCGAATTTCGCATCAACGCCGAAGACGCAGGCAAGGGTTTCATGCCGACCCCCGGACACATCACTGCCTTCCAACCACCCTCTGGCCCGGGCGTACGTCTGGACAGCGGCGTGACCAGCGGTTCGCAAGTGCCCAGCACCTTCGATTCGATGATGGCCAAACTGATCGTCACTGGCGCCACCCGCGAACAGGCGATCGTCCGCGCCCGGCGCGCCCTGGCCGAATTCAATATCGAGGGTATCGCCTCGGTACTGCCATTTCACCGGGCCGTGATGGACCATGACGACTTCACGGGCGCGGGTCGCTTCGCCGTGCATACGCGCTGGATCGAAACCGATTTCGCCGACCAGATCACCCTCGCACCACGCAACGCCCTGTCGGCCGACCCCGGGGTGTTGCGCACGTTCGTGGAAATCGACGGCAAGCGCCACGAACTGGGCCTGCCGGCCGAGCTGTTGCGCGGATTGAGCCTGAACCCACCAGCCACGGCGGGCGAAAACACGACCCCGAGCGAGGAGGCTGATCCGCAGGCGCTACGTACCTCGGTCGCGGGCAATCTGCATACCTGGGTCGTCGAAGACGGCGAAGCGGTGAACGCCGGTCAAGTGGTCGCCGTTATCGAAGCGATGAAAATGGAAACATCGATCCTGGCCCCTTCTGACGGCAAGGTGCGGATTACTGAACAGGCGGGCGCCTATTTCGAAGCCGGCTCGATCATCGGCCGTATCGAAACCGCTCACTGA
- a CDS encoding OprD family porin has protein sequence MLINKAFAVAGTCALVFPLTASADFIADSKASVELRNFYFDRDFRNGPPTAQRDAAKEWAQGVMMRLESGYTAGTVGLGIDATGMLGIKLDGGEGSGGTGLLPADLSSKNGRGSQDEYSKLELTAKAKVSQTVLKVGSLAFRTPVVSSNDTRLLPSTFEGALLTSSDIDQWVLQGGKLEQIKFNSSSNYQDFTGNRIGGVSDDFRFAGGTYSFNKALSTSLFYGNLENVYRQFFGGVVYEIPLAAQQSLKFDLRYSKSTDDGHFRPLDNRATNGLVSYTLGSNVFTAAYQRMSGDDPFPYIANSDPYLVNFVQINDFANTQERSWQLRYDYNFAALGIPGLTFMTRYVNGDNAQLAGGNTGKEWERDTDIGYVIQSGSLKNLGVKLRNATVRSNFGNDLDETRLIVSYTLAL, from the coding sequence ATGTTGATCAACAAGGCTTTTGCGGTGGCGGGTACCTGCGCGTTGGTTTTTCCATTGACGGCATCTGCAGATTTTATTGCCGACAGTAAGGCCAGTGTGGAACTGCGCAACTTCTACTTTGATCGCGACTTTCGTAACGGTCCACCCACGGCCCAGCGTGACGCGGCAAAAGAATGGGCGCAGGGCGTCATGATGCGCCTGGAGTCCGGTTATACCGCCGGCACCGTGGGCCTGGGCATCGACGCTACCGGCATGCTCGGTATCAAGCTTGACGGCGGTGAGGGGTCCGGTGGCACGGGCCTGTTGCCGGCTGACCTGAGCTCGAAAAACGGCCGCGGCTCACAGGACGAATATTCCAAACTCGAACTCACGGCCAAGGCGAAAGTTTCGCAAACCGTTTTGAAAGTTGGCTCACTCGCCTTCCGCACACCCGTGGTATCGAGCAATGACACGCGCCTGTTGCCGTCGACTTTCGAAGGCGCGCTACTGACCTCCAGCGACATTGATCAGTGGGTCCTGCAAGGGGGCAAACTGGAACAAATAAAATTCAACAGTTCCTCCAACTATCAGGACTTCACCGGTAACCGCATCGGCGGTGTCAGTGATGACTTCCGCTTTGCCGGTGGTACTTACAGTTTCAACAAAGCCCTCAGCACAAGTTTGTTTTATGGCAACCTGGAAAATGTCTATAGGCAGTTCTTTGGCGGCGTCGTCTATGAAATTCCTCTCGCCGCACAACAGTCGCTGAAGTTCGATCTGCGCTATTCGAAAAGTACCGATGACGGTCACTTCCGTCCTCTCGATAACCGGGCAACGAACGGGCTGGTTTCCTACACCCTGGGCTCCAATGTGTTCACGGCCGCCTATCAGCGCATGAGCGGAGACGATCCGTTCCCCTACATCGCCAACAGCGACCCATACCTGGTCAACTTCGTGCAGATCAACGATTTCGCCAACACCCAGGAGCGGTCATGGCAGTTGCGCTATGACTACAACTTCGCCGCGCTGGGCATCCCCGGGCTCACCTTCATGACGCGCTATGTCAACGGCGACAATGCCCAGCTCGCAGGCGGTAACACGGGCAAAGAGTGGGAGCGCGACACCGACATCGGTTACGTGATCCAAAGTGGTTCACTGAAGAACCTCGGGGTCAAACTCAGGAATGCGACGGTTCGTTCGAACTTTGGCAATGACCTGGATGAGACCCGTCTGATCGTGAGTTACACATTAGCGCTCTAA
- a CDS encoding TIGR03862 family flavoprotein, translated as MIPIAQPRTVNVAIIGGGPAGLMAAEVLSQAGIQVDLYDGMPSVGRKFLLAGVGGMNITHSEDFPPFLSRYGERAPNIAPLLRAFGAHELCQWIHGLGIDTFVGSSGRVFPTDMKAAPLLRAWLKRLRDAGVVIHTRHRWLGWNPDASLRIASADGEKALQPNATLLALGGGSWSRLGSDGAWMLPLEQHGIALAPLQPSNCGFQVQAWSDLMVSKFAGAPLKNVAIGLNDDKPRLGECVITATGVEGSLIYALSAPIREAINQHGSATIHLDLLPGRPLDKIQQALSKPRGSRSMAKHLHSQLGIDGVKAALLREQTPADCFADPARLAQAIKALPITLIKPRPLDEAISSAGGVTFEALDERLMLKQMPGVFCAGEMLDWEAPTGGYLLTACFASGRAAGLGMLEWLQRKV; from the coding sequence ATGATCCCAATCGCCCAACCCCGCACCGTAAACGTCGCCATCATCGGCGGCGGCCCTGCCGGCCTGATGGCGGCCGAGGTGTTGAGCCAGGCCGGGATACAGGTCGACCTGTACGACGGCATGCCCTCAGTGGGCAGAAAATTCCTGCTGGCCGGTGTCGGCGGCATGAACATCACCCACTCGGAAGACTTCCCGCCGTTCCTGTCCCGCTACGGCGAACGCGCGCCCAATATTGCCCCGCTGCTGCGAGCATTTGGTGCGCACGAGTTATGCCAATGGATTCACGGATTGGGCATCGATACCTTTGTCGGCAGCTCCGGGCGAGTATTTCCTACCGACATGAAAGCCGCCCCGCTGCTGCGCGCCTGGCTCAAGCGTCTGCGTGATGCCGGCGTGGTGATCCACACCCGCCATCGCTGGCTTGGCTGGAACCCGGACGCCAGCTTGAGAATTGCCTCCGCCGATGGCGAAAAGGCGTTGCAGCCCAACGCGACGCTGCTGGCCCTGGGCGGCGGTAGCTGGTCACGTCTGGGGTCGGACGGCGCCTGGATGCTGCCGCTGGAACAGCACGGCATAGCCCTGGCGCCACTGCAGCCGAGCAATTGTGGATTCCAAGTGCAGGCCTGGAGCGATCTGATGGTCAGCAAATTCGCTGGTGCCCCGCTGAAAAATGTCGCCATCGGCCTGAACGACGACAAACCGCGCCTCGGCGAGTGCGTGATCACCGCCACCGGCGTCGAAGGCAGTCTGATCTACGCCCTGTCGGCACCGATTCGCGAAGCCATCAACCAGCACGGTAGCGCGACGATCCATCTGGACCTGCTGCCGGGCCGGCCGCTGGACAAGATCCAGCAAGCGTTGAGCAAGCCTCGCGGTTCACGCTCGATGGCCAAGCACCTGCACAGTCAATTGGGGATCGATGGGGTCAAGGCTGCGCTGTTGCGCGAGCAAACGCCCGCCGATTGTTTCGCTGACCCGGCGCGGCTGGCCCAGGCCATCAAGGCCTTGCCCATCACCCTGATAAAACCCCGCCCGCTGGACGAAGCCATCAGCAGTGCCGGTGGCGTGACCTTCGAAGCCCTGGACGAACGCCTGATGCTCAAGCAGATGCCTGGCGTGTTCTGCGCCGGGGAAATGCTCGACTGGGAAGCACCGACCGGCGGCTATCTGCTCACGGCCTGCTTTGCCAGCGGCCGGGCGGCGGGGCTGGGAATGTTGGAGTGGTTACAGCGCAAGGTTTGA